From Streptomyces sp. 6-11-2, one genomic window encodes:
- a CDS encoding RHS repeat domain-containing protein, translated as MNGRSSKWLGMLRRGTALTAAAVMVGTLVQGLTAQSAAAAENGKGRPALPSSERPVPGSAGSVKPRTLTKGPRTPGRAPDAVWPAAASALVELPAAGSGSAASTAPRAKGFPLSLDVPPGAGKNSARGEIEARVLSRKAAEDAGVDGVLFTLRSGGDRKQSQPGRLRARLDYSGFAGAFGGGYASRLTLVELPACALTTPKEARCRTSLPVETVNDAGKQTLTAQGVTLGAAAPTVLAAVAEAQSASGDYTATPLSPSATWSTSLNTGDFSWSYDIPVPDVPGELAPSVGLSYSSGSVDGRTGVTNNQASWVGDGFSLWPGSIERRYKPCADDGVKNADGSKPGDLCWAYDNAFITFNGKGGELVPTGTDSWKLKDDDGTRIDRLTSGDRGNGDNDGEYWRLTDPDGTRYYFGYNRLPGWSDGKPVTNSAWNVPVFGNDSGEPCHAAAFADSWCQQAWRWNLDYAVDVHGNAIAYYYNKETNSYGRNLKAKDNTPYVRGGTLDRIEYGLKSSSMYGTKALAKVSFTDAERCLPDSSTTCTDIGKDAAYWYDTPWDLNCEAGKDCDKGRLFPVFFTRKRLSEITTQVFDGSAYQTVDSWKLTHRWGMADTDYQLLLDSIQRTGHTATPAVTLPKTTFAYTQLANRLDRTGDGYPPFIKARLSTVADEYGGQIDVNYSAPACDFAALPTPQSNTTRCFPQYLGGSSSADPEQQWFNKYVVTSVTATDRTGGAPDEVSTFQYLGGAAWHYDDDDGLTKEKFKTWSQWRGYGQVRVQTGGQGGASAMRSQEDTYFLRGMDGDRKDASGGTKPVSVTLGAGEGDPITDHESAAGFAYKSVRYSGPGGKVLEKTVDRPWLHQTAKKTRSWGTVTANFTGTRSTSSWTSLDDGAGTKWRTTEAINEFDTVAGRVTQVEDRGDTSIATDDTCTRTTYATNTTDNILNLPSRVETVAKACSASAGRPADVISDVRTAYDGGAYDAAPTKGDATASAALKDYNGTTALYLESGTTYDSYGRELTSTDLTADVTATATGTVTRTARKDGRTTTTEYGPATGFATTVKVTTPPAKAGNATTAQTTTTTQDILRGVPVKEADTNSNAVDYAYDALGRTAKVWLADRLTGQTPTYQYTYTVTDGQPVAVGTRTLGNNGAQRTSYTLYDGLLRTRQTQEPGPDGGRLLADTFYDERGLTAKEFATYYATGAPSTTLFKPEDALGVESQNRYTYDGLGRETESRQIAGNGDGGTVLGTTRTIHGGDRTTVIPPVGGTATTTVTDARGRTTELRQHVARSAEAAYETTKYTYTPRGELLRLTDPAGNNWSYTYDPMGRQLTATDPDKGTTTNKYDDRGQLVTTKDARPGTPVLWNGYDDLGRKTELREGSVTGTLRAGWTYDTVSGAKGQLAESTRYVDGAAYTTKVTQYDRLYRPVRTAVVVPEREGALKGTYQSGTSYLTSGLVGGVSFSAAGSLPGGGQSFTYDPETLRPISLLGDGFKAETSYSLTGKPLQYAISNTSGGKTTWATNTYEWGTRRLATSRVDRQDIAGVDQNSTYRYDEAGNVLSVSDVSRSGTDNQCFTYDHVRRLTEAWTQNTTGCATAPSGGVLGGPAPYWHSYTYDLANNRSTETLHDPTGNAAKDVKRAYAYPDAGKDQPHTLNSVTSTGPTGTVKDSYGYDETGNTTGRTVGGTTQSLEWDAEGHLAKVTEPVAGGSGKVTEYLYDSEGNRLIGRTPTGTTLYLGATEITLAKGSTTPKATRYYDLGDGNQAVKSDDGAVSFTLADHHGTAQLAIEAGTQKLTQRRTLPFGGTRGTGPDSWPGTKGFVGGTDDTQVTGLTHLGAREHDPATGRFLSVDPVLDTGDPQSLNGYGYAGGNPVTYSDPSGAIRMNPDGTQCRDGWEKCGPGNVRSSASKSSGSEGPVRACRCGSRPVLVKGKTKPTGLGGTPGRRNLTPSKSAPKGWLKTAPPSPKPEARKKWYQRAADSFATTPGGFKERLLGAAFGALGMDDSRGSCASLGGGFFVTGEISGCLVMTKRPDGHVDFGWTRSASVGGFGFGISGDVSTLHSNADDIGQFAGNGRDVGASFFSGLGGTVNHETAIGTYNSRGEQVTSLELGIGLGVEYEGYAGVNRTWSGRWFTR; from the coding sequence ATGAACGGCAGATCGAGCAAGTGGCTCGGCATGCTGCGACGAGGTACCGCGCTGACCGCGGCCGCGGTCATGGTCGGCACGCTCGTGCAGGGACTGACGGCACAGTCCGCCGCCGCGGCGGAGAACGGGAAGGGCCGCCCCGCGCTGCCGTCGTCCGAGCGGCCGGTTCCCGGCTCGGCCGGCAGCGTCAAACCCCGCACCCTGACGAAGGGGCCGCGCACCCCGGGCAGGGCGCCCGACGCGGTCTGGCCGGCGGCGGCGAGCGCGTTGGTGGAGCTGCCCGCGGCGGGAAGCGGGAGCGCCGCGTCCACGGCGCCGCGGGCCAAGGGATTCCCGCTGTCGCTGGACGTCCCGCCGGGGGCGGGCAAGAACTCCGCCCGGGGTGAGATCGAGGCCCGTGTTCTCAGCCGCAAGGCGGCCGAGGACGCCGGTGTCGACGGCGTGCTGTTCACCCTGCGGTCCGGCGGCGACCGGAAGCAGTCCCAGCCCGGCAGGCTGCGCGCCCGGCTCGACTACTCCGGTTTTGCGGGGGCGTTCGGCGGCGGTTATGCCTCCCGGCTGACGCTGGTGGAGCTGCCCGCGTGTGCGCTGACGACTCCGAAGGAGGCACGCTGCCGTACGAGCCTGCCGGTGGAGACCGTCAACGACGCCGGGAAGCAGACGCTGACCGCGCAGGGTGTGACGCTCGGTGCGGCCGCTCCGACGGTGCTCGCGGCGGTGGCGGAGGCGCAGAGTGCGAGCGGTGACTACACCGCGACGCCGCTGTCGCCCTCGGCGACCTGGAGCACCAGTCTGAACACGGGTGACTTCTCCTGGTCGTACGACATTCCGGTACCGGACGTGCCGGGCGAACTGGCTCCGAGTGTCGGTCTGTCGTACTCCTCGGGCTCCGTCGACGGGCGTACCGGCGTCACGAACAACCAGGCGTCGTGGGTGGGCGACGGCTTCAGCCTGTGGCCCGGTTCCATCGAGCGGCGGTACAAGCCGTGTGCGGATGACGGGGTGAAGAACGCGGACGGCAGCAAGCCCGGTGACCTGTGCTGGGCGTACGACAACGCGTTCATCACGTTCAACGGCAAGGGCGGCGAGCTGGTCCCCACCGGCACCGACTCGTGGAAGCTGAAGGACGACGACGGCACCAGGATCGACCGGCTGACCTCCGGCGACCGTGGCAACGGGGACAACGACGGCGAGTACTGGCGGCTGACCGACCCGGACGGCACGCGCTACTACTTCGGCTACAACCGGCTGCCGGGCTGGTCGGACGGCAAGCCGGTCACCAACTCCGCCTGGAACGTCCCCGTCTTCGGCAACGACTCCGGTGAGCCCTGCCATGCCGCGGCGTTCGCCGACTCCTGGTGCCAGCAGGCCTGGCGGTGGAACCTGGACTACGCCGTCGACGTGCACGGCAACGCCATCGCCTACTACTACAACAAGGAGACCAACTCCTACGGCCGCAACCTGAAGGCCAAGGACAACACCCCCTATGTCCGCGGCGGCACGCTGGACCGGATCGAGTACGGTCTGAAGTCCTCCTCGATGTACGGCACGAAGGCGCTGGCCAAGGTCAGCTTCACCGACGCCGAGCGCTGCCTGCCCGACTCCTCCACCACCTGCACCGACATCGGCAAGGACGCCGCCTACTGGTACGACACGCCGTGGGACCTGAACTGCGAGGCGGGCAAGGACTGCGACAAGGGCCGTCTCTTCCCGGTGTTCTTCACCCGCAAGCGGCTCAGCGAGATCACCACCCAGGTCTTCGACGGCAGCGCCTACCAGACCGTCGACTCCTGGAAGCTGACCCACCGGTGGGGCATGGCCGACACCGACTACCAGTTGCTGCTCGACTCGATCCAGCGCACGGGCCATACCGCGACCCCAGCGGTCACTCTGCCGAAGACCACCTTCGCGTACACCCAACTGGCCAACCGCCTGGACAGGACCGGTGACGGCTACCCGCCGTTCATCAAGGCCCGACTGTCCACGGTCGCCGATGAGTACGGCGGCCAGATCGACGTCAACTACTCCGCTCCGGCCTGTGACTTCGCCGCGCTGCCGACACCGCAGTCCAACACCACGCGCTGCTTCCCGCAGTACCTCGGCGGCAGTTCTTCGGCCGATCCGGAGCAGCAGTGGTTCAACAAGTACGTGGTCACGTCCGTGACGGCGACCGACCGCACGGGTGGGGCGCCGGACGAGGTCAGCACGTTCCAGTATCTGGGTGGTGCGGCCTGGCACTACGACGATGACGACGGGCTGACGAAGGAGAAGTTCAAGACCTGGTCGCAGTGGCGTGGTTACGGTCAGGTCCGGGTGCAGACCGGTGGCCAGGGCGGCGCGTCGGCGATGAGGTCGCAGGAGGACACGTACTTCCTGCGGGGCATGGACGGCGACCGCAAGGACGCCAGCGGCGGCACGAAGCCGGTGAGTGTGACCTTGGGCGCCGGTGAGGGCGATCCGATCACCGACCACGAGTCGGCGGCCGGCTTCGCCTACAAGTCCGTGCGCTACTCAGGGCCCGGTGGCAAGGTCCTGGAGAAGACGGTGGACCGGCCCTGGCTCCACCAGACGGCGAAGAAGACCCGCAGCTGGGGCACTGTCACCGCCAACTTCACCGGTACCAGGTCGACCTCGTCGTGGACGTCGCTGGACGACGGCGCGGGCACGAAGTGGCGCACCACCGAGGCCATCAACGAGTTCGACACGGTGGCCGGGCGCGTCACCCAGGTCGAGGACCGCGGTGACACGAGCATCGCGACCGACGACACCTGCACCCGCACCACCTACGCCACCAACACCACCGACAACATCCTCAACCTGCCCTCGCGGGTGGAGACGGTGGCGAAGGCCTGTAGCGCGAGTGCCGGCCGTCCCGCCGATGTGATCTCCGACGTCCGCACCGCCTACGACGGCGGCGCGTACGACGCGGCTCCCACCAAGGGCGACGCGACGGCGAGCGCGGCGCTGAAGGACTACAACGGCACCACCGCCCTCTACCTGGAGTCCGGCACCACGTACGACTCCTACGGCCGGGAGCTGACCAGCACCGACCTGACCGCCGACGTGACCGCCACGGCGACGGGGACGGTCACGCGCACAGCGCGCAAGGACGGCCGTACCACCACGACCGAATACGGTCCCGCGACCGGTTTCGCCACCACGGTGAAGGTGACCACGCCCCCGGCCAAGGCGGGCAACGCGACCACCGCCCAGACGACGACCACCACCCAGGACATCCTGCGCGGGGTGCCGGTGAAGGAGGCCGACACCAACAGCAACGCCGTCGACTACGCCTACGACGCCCTGGGCCGCACGGCCAAGGTGTGGCTGGCCGACCGGCTCACCGGTCAGACCCCGACCTACCAGTACACCTACACCGTCACCGACGGCCAGCCGGTCGCCGTGGGCACCAGGACGCTGGGCAACAACGGCGCCCAGCGCACCTCCTACACCCTCTACGACGGCCTCCTGCGCACCCGCCAGACCCAGGAGCCCGGCCCGGACGGCGGCCGTCTGCTGGCCGACACCTTCTACGACGAACGCGGCCTGACCGCCAAGGAGTTCGCCACCTACTACGCCACCGGCGCTCCCTCCACCACGCTGTTCAAGCCCGAGGACGCGCTGGGGGTGGAGAGCCAGAACCGGTACACCTACGACGGTCTGGGACGCGAGACGGAATCGAGGCAGATCGCCGGGAACGGCGACGGTGGCACCGTGCTGGGCACCACGCGGACGATCCACGGCGGTGACCGGACCACGGTGATCCCGCCGGTCGGCGGCACCGCCACCACCACCGTCACCGACGCCCGCGGCCGGACCACCGAACTGCGCCAGCATGTCGCCCGCAGCGCGGAGGCGGCCTACGAGACCACCAAGTACACCTACACCCCGCGCGGCGAGCTGCTGAGGCTCACCGACCCGGCGGGCAACAACTGGTCGTACACCTACGACCCGATGGGCCGGCAGCTGACGGCGACGGACCCCGACAAGGGCACCACCACCAACAAGTACGACGACCGCGGCCAACTGGTCACCACCAAGGACGCCCGCCCGGGCACCCCGGTCCTGTGGAACGGCTACGACGACCTCGGCCGCAAGACCGAACTGCGTGAGGGTTCGGTGACCGGCACCCTGCGCGCAGGCTGGACCTACGACACGGTCAGCGGCGCGAAGGGGCAGCTCGCCGAGTCCACCCGCTACGTCGACGGCGCCGCCTATACCACCAAGGTCACCCAGTACGACCGCCTCTACCGGCCGGTCAGGACCGCGGTGGTCGTCCCCGAGCGGGAGGGCGCCCTGAAGGGCACCTACCAGAGCGGTACCTCCTACCTGACCTCCGGGCTGGTCGGCGGCGTGAGCTTCTCCGCGGCGGGCTCGCTCCCGGGCGGCGGCCAGTCGTTCACGTACGATCCGGAGACGCTGCGGCCCATCTCCCTGCTGGGCGACGGCTTCAAGGCGGAGACCAGCTACAGCCTCACCGGCAAGCCCCTCCAGTACGCGATCTCCAACACCAGTGGCGGCAAGACCACCTGGGCCACCAACACCTACGAGTGGGGCACCCGGCGTCTGGCCACCTCCCGCGTGGACCGCCAGGACATCGCCGGGGTCGACCAGAACAGCACCTACCGCTACGACGAGGCGGGCAACGTCCTGTCCGTCTCGGACGTCTCCCGCTCCGGCACCGACAACCAGTGCTTCACCTACGACCACGTGCGCCGCCTGACCGAGGCCTGGACCCAGAACACCACAGGCTGCGCCACCGCACCCAGCGGCGGCGTGCTCGGCGGCCCGGCCCCGTACTGGCACTCCTACACCTATGATCTGGCGAACAACCGTTCGACAGAAACCCTCCACGACCCCACGGGGAACGCGGCCAAGGACGTCAAGCGCGCCTACGCCTACCCCGACGCGGGCAAGGACCAGCCGCACACGCTGAACTCCGTGACCAGCACCGGTCCCACGGGGACGGTGAAGGACTCCTACGGTTATGACGAGACTGGCAACACCACGGGCCGCACGGTGGGGGGCACCACGCAGAGCCTGGAATGGGACGCGGAGGGCCACCTGGCGAAGGTGACCGAACCCGTCGCGGGCGGCAGCGGCAAGGTCACCGAGTATCTCTACGACAGCGAGGGCAACCGCCTGATCGGCCGCACCCCCACCGGTACCACCCTCTACCTCGGCGCCACCGAGATCACCCTGGCCAAGGGCTCCACCACGCCCAAGGCCACCCGCTACTACGACCTCGGCGACGGCAACCAGGCCGTCAAGAGCGACGACGGCGCGGTCTCCTTCACCCTCGCCGACCACCACGGCACCGCGCAGCTCGCGATCGAGGCCGGTACCCAGAAGCTCACCCAGCGCCGCACCCTGCCCTTCGGCGGCACCCGCGGCACCGGGCCGGACTCCTGGCCCGGCACCAAGGGCTTCGTCGGCGGCACCGACGACACCCAGGTCACCGGCCTGACCCACCTCGGCGCCCGGGAACACGACCCCGCCACCGGCCGGTTCCTCTCCGTCGACCCCGTCCTGGACACGGGCGACCCGCAGAGCCTCAACGGCTACGGCTACGCCGGCGGGAACCCCGTCACCTACAGCGACCCGTCCGGGGCCATCAGGATGAACCCCGACGGCACGCAGTGCCGTGACGGCTGGGAGAAGTGCGGGCCCGGAAACGTCCGTAGCAGCGCGTCGAAGTCGAGCGGCTCCGAGGGTCCGGTCCGGGCCTGCCGGTGCGGATCACGTCCGGTGCTCGTCAAGGGCAAGACCAAGCCCACCGGCCTCGGCGGTACTCCGGGTCGCCGCAATCTCACGCCCTCGAAGTCGGCTCCCAAGGGCTGGCTGAAGACCGCCCCGCCCAGCCCCAAGCCCGAAGCCCGGAAGAAGTGGTACCAGCGTGCGGCCGACTCGTTCGCCACGACGCCCGGCGGCTTCAAGGAGAGGCTCCTGGGGGCGGCGTTCGGCGCCCTCGGGATGGACGACTCCAGAGGTTCGTGCGCCAGCCTGGGAGGAGGTTTCTTCGTCACCGGTGAGATCTCCGGCTGCCTCGTGATGACGAAGAGGCCGGACGGCCACGTGGACTTCGGGTGGACGAGGTCCGCCAGCGTCGGCGGGTTCGGCTTCGGAATCAGCGGTGACGTCTCCACGCTCCACAGCAACGCGGACGACATCGGCCAGTTCGCCGGAAACGGCCGCGACGTGGGAGCGTCCTTCTTCAGCGGACTCGGCGGCACGGTCAACCACGAGACCGCCATCGGCACGTACAACTCCCGGGGGGAGCAGGTGACCTCGCTTGAGCTGGGCATCGGCCTGGGTGTTGAGTACGAGGGATACGCCGGCGTGAACAGGACGTGGAGCGGCAGATGGTTCACCCGATGA
- a CDS encoding LamG-like jellyroll fold domain-containing protein: MFATPEGNLEAREYLRPVWARGQGGWKRVDTSLVATGEGMVAPKAATVEVEFSAGGGSAPLVRMRRAGRELSLSWPTALPKPELEGAVATYASVLPDVDLRMTAQEDGFTQLLVVKSAKAAASAELAELRLKLSASGLDVRETDGGGLEAVDQGAAGAVFEAPKPMMWDSSPGEQQSRVRTLGTQATAPQESSGESGPAESGKLAPVGVDVTARQDELVLTPDVDVLKGADTTYPVYIDPQWYTPKASAWTMASKYWASSPQWKFNGAADAGLGYCNWDYCAPHDTKRLFYRIPTSTFAGKSILSAEFVVRNTWSASCNARSVELWQTKDISSSTTWNSQNASGFWIKQLASKSFAYGYTGCAAKDAEFDVKSAVQTAANNKSATMTFGLQAASETDGYAWKRFSDKAYLRVQYNRPPPQIKMSQLTMEYGGTCKKPAEAARVRTLGKIYANSVTDPDGDTVAVEFQASWDTGDGKGVIARWKPALTSYKKSGSSFSISLPSNVPQNKQIYWQARSYDGAQYSPWSSSGDPTACYFSYDTKVPKAPSISSGEYPASNPEDPEDPWHDGMGKYGTFELKAADSDVTKYWYGVNGDPTSKNAVTTSAGAAKAIRMLPARPGLNFVTAQAFDQAGNAGEVRTYQFRVKAGQPERAMWQMDEAAGATTAVSTTTPRTVRLHGGAALGAAGRKGTGLHFDGTSGYADSDLTVVDTSDSFSVAAWARLDRMPTSAAIIAAQPGNHSPGFELYYSQSYDRWVFNQYTSDTAGASIARAMAAAPGDAKAGAWTHLVGVYDGKAKQLRLYVNGTQAGATAYTTAWEARRGLQLGAGIYSGVHKSFFPGTVDDLRIFDRAVSAAEAGRLYQDQELTTGRPARAVFPLDEEATAQEAAGTAARQPLTLHGGANLGVKGVAGNALKVDGTSGYAATDLPVLNTARSYSVSAWAKLPAGGTSGNRTVLSQSGTYYSPFYLSYEGEVNTWSLRTSLEDVESGNIRDQRVRANQPARPGEWTHLMAVHDVDAQQIRLYVNGQLQGSSAAPKTWEAQGPVQVGRTIWTGKYVDYFAGEVDDVRLFDRPVTDDEAQQLFRQRPLVKGRWTFETASGSPLVTPDKSASGNGMTLYGGAQLDFGWVDGGVSLDGVNGYGVTSAVPVDTGASFTVTAWAQAAAVPAKGVALLSMPGATQDAFAVRYEPSADPDRDPGRWRIAVASADSTGATVAQVDNGQFFSPTDWTHLALVYDGFTKQLQLYVNGELEEVGCADGDGDGDGTADGSACTDRVSWADDVLSFPATRPLQLGRALTGPSTWGAYWPGSVSDVWAFQGTLTEAQVRQLATGQFGMATEVPGGE, translated from the coding sequence GTGTTCGCCACGCCGGAGGGGAATCTGGAGGCGCGGGAGTATCTGCGTCCGGTGTGGGCCCGTGGCCAGGGTGGCTGGAAGCGGGTCGACACCAGTCTGGTGGCGACCGGTGAGGGGATGGTCGCACCGAAGGCCGCGACGGTGGAGGTGGAGTTCTCCGCCGGTGGTGGGTCGGCGCCGTTGGTGCGGATGCGGCGGGCGGGGCGTGAGCTGAGCCTGTCGTGGCCGACGGCCCTGCCCAAGCCGGAGCTGGAAGGCGCGGTGGCGACGTATGCGTCGGTGCTGCCGGATGTGGATCTGCGGATGACCGCGCAGGAGGACGGTTTCACCCAGTTGCTGGTGGTGAAGTCGGCGAAGGCCGCGGCGAGTGCGGAGCTGGCCGAGCTGCGGTTGAAGCTGTCGGCGTCGGGCCTGGACGTGCGGGAGACCGACGGGGGCGGGCTGGAGGCCGTCGACCAGGGCGCGGCGGGCGCGGTGTTCGAGGCGCCGAAGCCGATGATGTGGGACTCCAGCCCGGGCGAGCAGCAGTCGCGGGTGCGGACACTCGGCACGCAGGCCACGGCGCCGCAGGAGTCGAGCGGTGAGTCGGGCCCGGCGGAGTCGGGCAAGCTCGCCCCGGTCGGCGTGGATGTGACAGCCCGGCAGGACGAGCTGGTGCTGACCCCGGACGTGGACGTGCTGAAGGGCGCGGACACCACCTACCCGGTGTACATCGATCCGCAGTGGTACACGCCGAAGGCGTCGGCGTGGACGATGGCGTCGAAGTACTGGGCGTCGTCGCCGCAGTGGAAGTTCAACGGCGCCGCGGACGCCGGTCTGGGTTACTGCAACTGGGACTACTGCGCCCCGCATGACACGAAGCGGCTGTTCTACCGGATCCCGACCTCGACGTTCGCGGGGAAGTCGATCCTGTCGGCGGAGTTCGTGGTGCGTAACACGTGGTCGGCGTCGTGCAATGCGCGCAGTGTGGAGTTGTGGCAGACCAAGGACATCTCCTCCTCGACCACGTGGAACAGTCAGAACGCCTCGGGTTTCTGGATCAAGCAGCTGGCGTCGAAGTCCTTCGCCTACGGCTATACGGGCTGTGCGGCCAAGGACGCCGAGTTCGATGTGAAGTCGGCGGTGCAGACGGCCGCGAACAACAAGAGCGCGACGATGACGTTCGGGCTCCAGGCGGCCAGTGAGACGGACGGTTATGCCTGGAAGCGGTTCTCGGACAAGGCGTATCTGCGGGTGCAGTACAACCGGCCGCCGCCGCAGATCAAGATGTCGCAGCTGACGATGGAGTACGGCGGCACGTGCAAGAAGCCGGCGGAGGCGGCGCGGGTGCGCACGCTGGGCAAGATCTACGCGAACAGTGTCACCGACCCGGACGGCGACACCGTCGCGGTCGAGTTCCAGGCGTCGTGGGACACCGGGGACGGCAAGGGTGTGATCGCGCGGTGGAAGCCGGCGCTCACCTCGTACAAGAAGTCCGGGTCGAGCTTCTCGATCAGCCTGCCGTCCAATGTGCCGCAGAACAAGCAGATCTACTGGCAGGCGCGCAGCTACGACGGGGCGCAGTACTCGCCGTGGTCGTCCTCGGGTGACCCGACGGCCTGCTACTTCTCCTACGACACGAAGGTGCCGAAGGCGCCGTCGATCAGCTCGGGCGAGTACCCGGCCTCGAACCCGGAGGACCCCGAGGACCCGTGGCACGACGGGATGGGCAAGTACGGCACCTTCGAGCTCAAAGCCGCCGACAGTGATGTGACCAAGTACTGGTACGGCGTCAACGGCGACCCCACCTCGAAGAACGCGGTCACCACGTCCGCGGGCGCCGCGAAGGCCATCCGCATGCTGCCGGCCAGGCCGGGACTGAACTTCGTCACCGCGCAGGCCTTCGACCAGGCCGGCAACGCCGGAGAGGTCCGCACCTACCAGTTCCGGGTCAAGGCCGGACAGCCCGAGCGCGCGATGTGGCAGATGGACGAGGCCGCCGGTGCCACCACAGCCGTGTCCACGACCACGCCGCGGACCGTGCGGCTGCACGGCGGCGCAGCGCTGGGCGCCGCGGGCAGGAAGGGCACCGGTCTGCACTTCGACGGCACGTCCGGGTACGCCGACTCCGACCTCACCGTGGTGGACACCTCGGACAGCTTCTCCGTGGCGGCCTGGGCGCGGCTCGACCGGATGCCGACGTCAGCGGCGATCATCGCCGCCCAGCCGGGCAACCACTCTCCGGGCTTCGAGCTGTACTACTCCCAGTCCTACGACCGGTGGGTGTTCAACCAGTACACCTCCGATACCGCAGGGGCTTCCATCGCCCGGGCCATGGCCGCCGCGCCCGGGGACGCCAAGGCGGGCGCATGGACCCATCTGGTGGGCGTGTACGACGGCAAGGCCAAGCAGCTGCGGCTCTACGTGAACGGCACGCAGGCCGGTGCCACCGCGTACACCACCGCCTGGGAGGCCCGCCGCGGGCTTCAGTTGGGCGCCGGGATCTACAGCGGTGTCCACAAGTCCTTCTTCCCGGGCACCGTCGACGATCTGCGGATCTTCGACCGGGCGGTCAGCGCGGCCGAGGCCGGGCGGCTGTACCAGGACCAGGAACTCACGACCGGCCGTCCGGCGCGTGCGGTCTTCCCGCTGGACGAGGAGGCGACCGCCCAGGAAGCGGCGGGAACGGCCGCCCGGCAGCCGCTGACCCTGCACGGCGGTGCGAACCTGGGCGTGAAGGGGGTCGCGGGCAACGCCCTGAAGGTGGACGGGACCAGCGGCTACGCGGCCACGGACCTGCCCGTGCTCAACACGGCCCGCTCGTACTCCGTTTCCGCCTGGGCGAAGCTGCCCGCGGGAGGCACCAGCGGCAATCGCACGGTGCTCAGCCAGAGCGGCACCTACTACAGCCCGTTCTACCTCTCCTACGAGGGGGAGGTGAACACGTGGAGCCTGCGCACCTCGCTGGAGGACGTGGAGTCGGGCAACATCCGCGATCAGCGGGTGCGGGCCAACCAGCCGGCGCGGCCCGGTGAGTGGACCCATCTGATGGCGGTCCACGACGTCGACGCCCAGCAGATCCGCCTGTACGTCAACGGGCAGTTGCAGGGCAGCTCCGCCGCGCCCAAGACCTGGGAGGCCCAGGGGCCGGTGCAGGTCGGCCGCACCATCTGGACGGGCAAGTACGTCGACTACTTCGCCGGGGAGGTCGACGACGTACGTCTCTTCGACCGGCCGGTCACCGATGACGAGGCCCAGCAGCTGTTCCGGCAGCGTCCGCTGGTCAAGGGGCGCTGGACGTTCGAGACGGCGTCGGGCTCCCCGCTGGTGACGCCGGACAAGTCCGCGTCGGGCAACGGCATGACGCTGTACGGCGGTGCGCAGCTCGACTTCGGCTGGGTCGACGGCGGCGTGAGCCTCGACGGCGTCAACGGTTACGGGGTGACGTCCGCCGTGCCCGTGGACACCGGCGCCAGCTTCACCGTCACCGCCTGGGCCCAGGCGGCGGCCGTCCCGGCCAAGGGCGTTGCCCTGCTCAGCATGCCGGGGGCGACACAGGACGCGTTCGCGGTGCGGTACGAGCCGAGCGCCGATCCGGACCGGGATCCGGGCCGATGGCGGATCGCCGTGGCGTCGGCCGACAGCACCGGCGCCACGGTCGCCCAGGTCGACAACGGCCAGTTCTTCAGCCCGACCGACTGGACGCACCTGGCCCTGGTCTACGACGGCTTCACCAAGCAGCTTCAGCTCTATGTGAACGGTGAGCTCGAAGAGGTGGGGTGCGCCGACGGCGACGGCGACGGCGACGGCACGGCGGACGGCTCCGCCTGCACGGACCGGGTCTCCTGGGCGGACGACGTGCTGTCGTTCCCCGCGACACGCCCGTTGCAGCTGGGCAGGGCGCTGACCGGGCCGAGCACCTGGGGGGCGTACTGGCCCGGTTCGGTGTCCGACGTGTGGGCCTTCCAAGGCACGTTGACCGAGGCGCAGGTCAGGCAGCTTGCCACCGGCCAGTTCGGCATGGCCACCGAGGTTCCCGGGGGCGAGTGA
- a CDS encoding YnfA family protein, which translates to MLILRSAALFVVAALFEIGGAWLVWQGVREHRGWMWAAGGVLALGAYGFVATFQPDAHFGRVLAAYGGIFVAGSILWGMAADGYRPDRWDVTGVLVCLAGMAVIMWAPRNGG; encoded by the coding sequence ATGCTGATCCTCCGTTCCGCCGCCCTCTTCGTCGTCGCCGCGCTGTTCGAGATCGGCGGCGCCTGGCTGGTCTGGCAGGGCGTGCGCGAGCACCGCGGCTGGATGTGGGCAGCCGGCGGCGTCCTCGCGCTCGGCGCGTACGGCTTCGTCGCCACCTTCCAGCCCGACGCCCACTTCGGCCGCGTCCTCGCCGCCTACGGCGGGATCTTCGTCGCCGGTTCGATCCTGTGGGGCATGGCCGCCGACGGCTACCGGCCCGACCGCTGGGACGTGACCGGCGTGCTGGTCTGCCTGGCGGGCATGGCCGTGATCATGTGGGCACCACGGAACGGCGGCTGA